A genomic region of Gemmata massiliana contains the following coding sequences:
- a CDS encoding phosphopantothenoylcysteine decarboxylase domain-containing protein, whose translation MNILVTAGNTQTPVDRVRCITNIFSGRTGAQVASSAFERGHTVTLLTSHPEVLDEITSTRERVAPQWGVRAYRTFDDLDALMRAEITTGGYDAIVHAAAVSDYHVAGVFTHRDGQFEDATAGKVKSSYPELWLKLTPAPKLVDKVRAEWGFTGKLVKFKLEVGVSAAELEEIAERSRVHSRADLMVANTLEGMRDWALIGAGPGGYRHIARAELAARLLTAVEALPRSTN comes from the coding sequence ATGAACATTCTCGTTACGGCCGGGAACACGCAGACACCGGTGGACCGCGTGCGGTGCATCACGAACATCTTCTCCGGGCGCACGGGTGCCCAAGTCGCGTCGAGCGCGTTCGAGCGCGGGCACACCGTGACACTGCTCACGTCGCACCCCGAGGTTCTCGACGAGATCACAAGCACCCGAGAACGCGTCGCGCCGCAGTGGGGCGTGCGCGCGTACCGCACGTTCGACGACCTCGACGCTCTGATGCGCGCCGAAATCACGACCGGTGGATACGACGCGATCGTCCACGCGGCGGCAGTGAGCGACTACCACGTCGCGGGAGTGTTCACGCACCGGGACGGGCAGTTCGAGGACGCGACCGCCGGGAAGGTGAAAAGTTCGTACCCCGAACTGTGGTTGAAGCTCACCCCGGCACCGAAGTTGGTCGACAAGGTGCGCGCAGAATGGGGGTTCACCGGGAAGTTGGTGAAGTTCAAACTCGAAGTTGGAGTCTCGGCCGCGGAACTAGAAGAAATCGCGGAGCGCTCGCGGGTGCATTCGCGCGCCGACCTGATGGTCGCGAACACACTGGAGGGCATGCGCGACTGGGCACTCATCGGCGCCGGGCCGGGCGGATATCGGCATATCGCACGGGCGGAACTCGCGGCGCGTCTACTCACTGCTGTGGAAGCGCTGCCACGTTCGACGAACTAG
- a CDS encoding acyl-ACP desaturase — MAVTVPDGPALNAGIWKLYREFFELAERRRRWILETDVPWDQCNPNTPPEIADVVESFCAVELFLPDFVGKALPMARTVRGRAWFLANWGYEESKHSLVLQEWLLRSGARTENQLEEVANWAVVGEWQLPQDDVRGMTCYTMCQELATWLHYRNLRLLLGNTDPALNKILSLISIDERAHYDFYVKVMKLHLADDRAGTLEQLKRVLNGFAMPVTHLLADSARRTAAVKNMNIFNEALFYSDVLVPILTTLGIDKAELRNRALQKKSLPPTTPR; from the coding sequence ATGGCTGTGACCGTTCCCGATGGCCCCGCACTCAACGCCGGGATCTGGAAACTGTACCGCGAGTTCTTCGAACTCGCCGAGCGCCGGCGCCGGTGGATACTCGAAACCGATGTGCCCTGGGACCAGTGCAACCCGAACACGCCGCCGGAAATCGCCGACGTCGTCGAGTCGTTCTGCGCGGTCGAGTTGTTCCTGCCCGACTTCGTCGGCAAGGCGCTCCCGATGGCCCGCACCGTCCGCGGGCGCGCGTGGTTCCTGGCGAACTGGGGGTACGAGGAGTCGAAGCACTCGCTCGTGCTCCAGGAGTGGCTCCTCCGCTCCGGTGCGCGGACCGAGAACCAGCTCGAAGAGGTCGCGAACTGGGCAGTGGTCGGCGAGTGGCAGCTCCCCCAAGACGACGTGCGCGGGATGACCTGCTACACGATGTGCCAGGAACTCGCCACCTGGCTACACTACCGCAACCTCCGGTTGCTCCTGGGCAACACCGACCCGGCGCTGAATAAGATCCTCTCGCTCATTAGCATCGACGAGCGCGCGCACTACGACTTCTACGTCAAGGTGATGAAACTGCACCTCGCCGACGACCGCGCCGGCACGCTCGAACAGCTCAAGCGCGTGCTCAACGGGTTCGCGATGCCGGTCACGCACCTGCTCGCCGATAGCGCGCGCCGGACCGCCGCTGTGAAAAACATGAACATTTTTAACGAAGCGCTGTTCTACTCGGACGTGCTCGTGCCCATTCTGACGACACTCGGGATCGATAAGGCGGAGCTTCGGAACCGGGCGCTTCAGAAGAAGAGTCTGCCCCCGACGACGCCCCGATGA